The Agromyces sp. G08B096 DNA window GCGGCGGCTCCCGAGGGCCCGGAGGTGGGCGCCCGCCGGGACGTGGGCTGCAGCTACCCGACGATGAGTTCTTCGACCTGTCGATGCCGCACGGGGAACGCGCCGCGCAGGCGATCCGAGACGACATCGTGTCCGAGCTCGAAGACGTGCGGCGCCGCATCACCCGTCTCCCGGACGACATCTACAAGATGATCGCCCCGCACGGTGCGATCTACCAGGTCCTGTCGAACGACGTCACGCCAGCCCAGGCGCAGGCGATGGCGTGGCGGGTGTTCGTGTCGCAGGGAGTCACCGGGTTCACAGACCGTTCCGGCCGGGACTGGTCGCTCTCCGCGTACGTGGAGATGGCGGTCCGGACTGCGGCGGCGCGGGCGCAGAATGCGTCACACCTGGCGCGGATGCGTGCGATCGGGGTGGAGTACTTCACCGTCCCGACGTCGGCGCACCCGTGCCCGCTGTGCTTCCCATGGCAGGGGCGTGTCATCACCGCTGAACCGATCCCGGACCCGGTGATCCCGGTCGCGGGCACGATCGAGCAGGCGACCGCGGCGGGGCTGTTCCACCCGAACTGTGCGCACGTCCTGATCCCGGTGTATCCGGGCATCACGCAGCTCGAGCCGGGTGTGTGGACGGAGGAGTTGCAGCGGGAGTACACGCTGTCGCAGCGGCAGCGTGCGATCGAGCGGGAGATCCGGAAGGCGAAACGTCAGGCGGAGTACGCCCTCACCCCCGAGGCGCGGGCCGACGCGATCGGCAAGCTGCGGCATGAACAGGCGCGGATGCGGTCGTTCATCGCCGACACCGGGTTCCTCCGCGACTCCCGCCGCGAACAGGTCGACCTCACCGACCCGCGCATCAAGCTGCCCCAGCCAATCCGGTGACATCGCATGACCGCAATTCACATGTATCTCGGACGCCCGTTCGTCACCGGCGTCGAGTGTCCTCGATGCCAATTCGATTCGATGCTCGCCGCCCTCGTGCTGATCGACAACCAGCCCGCCTTCCTGTGGGCGTGCGGTCGGCCCGTGTGTTCAGCGGGCGACTAGCTCCCGCCTCGCGCGGGCTCATCCCCATCCACCGACTGCCGGCAGGTCCGGCGAAGGAGACAACCATCATGTCCGAGCAGGCCTCGAACACTCAGCACGACCTCATCGACATCTCGACCTACGCCGATGCGGAACCGGTCTACATGCCGGGCCCCGCGCGACCGTCGAAGCTCGCCCTCATGGGCATCCGCTTCATGACGGACGAGGGAGACGGCACCGGCGCAGGCGACCCGCCCACCGATCCGCCCTCGAGCTCCACCCCGCCGTGGGGTGACGACCCGTCGAAGTTCGACCCGGACAAGGCCTGGAAGCTCATCCAGAACGTCAAGGGCGATCTCGTCGAGGAGCGCACGAAGCGTGAGCAGGCCATCAAGGACGCCGTCGAACAGGCGCAGAAGTCCACCCTCGCGGAATTCGCGAAGCTCCTCACCGGAGGCGAACCCGAGGAGACCGACCCTGAGAAGCTCAAGGCCCGCGTCACCGACCTGTCGACGCAGATCCAGTCGAAGGACGGCGAGCTCACGAAGGCGCAGGCCGACGTGAAGGCCGCGAACCTCTCCACCGCCGTCGCCCTCCTCGCCCCCTCGCTCGGCGGGAACGCGAAGCTCCTC harbors:
- a CDS encoding phage minor capsid protein, coding for MVSAAIVEGTGIARGQTKTLKAVIRAAGVDARGGSRGPGGGRPPGRGLQLPDDEFFDLSMPHGERAAQAIRDDIVSELEDVRRRITRLPDDIYKMIAPHGAIYQVLSNDVTPAQAQAMAWRVFVSQGVTGFTDRSGRDWSLSAYVEMAVRTAAARAQNASHLARMRAIGVEYFTVPTSAHPCPLCFPWQGRVITAEPIPDPVIPVAGTIEQATAAGLFHPNCAHVLIPVYPGITQLEPGVWTEELQREYTLSQRQRAIEREIRKAKRQAEYALTPEARADAIGKLRHEQARMRSFIADTGFLRDSRREQVDLTDPRIKLPQPIR